A window from Drosophila subobscura isolate 14011-0131.10 chromosome O, UCBerk_Dsub_1.0, whole genome shotgun sequence encodes these proteins:
- the LOC117898534 gene encoding uncharacterized protein LOC117898534, with protein MSTKLDSLLWVFVLLYSIAEISSKFEFTNIKCTSLDTNFADFEYCFLKSVNRTYKYMSLKVNLFKTPITKIKVNGALFKRFSGYRPFMYNVTVDACRFLKDTASNPVAGYLFNLFKKYSNMNHTCPYDNDLVLEKLPIDFVNQQATKVLPFPEGDYLLESNWIAYDINRAVVKVYGTIS; from the exons ATGTCCACCAAGCTTGACTCTctgctttgggtttttgtgctACTGTATTCCATCGCTGAG ATTTCATCAAAATTTGAGTTCACAAACATCAAGTGCACTTCTTTGGATACGAATTTTGCCGATTTCGAATACTGCTTTTTGAAATCGGTCAATCGAACCTACAAATATATGTCCCTGAAggtgaatttatttaaaactcCCATTACCAAAATCAAG GTTAATGGAGCCCTGTTCAAGAGATTCAGCGGCTACAGACCGTTCATGTACAATGTGACTGTAGATGCCTGTAGATTTCTGAAGGATACAGCGTCCAACCCTGTCGCCGGATAcctttttaatttatttaagaaGTACTCCAATATGAACCATACATGCCCCTACGAT AACGATCTGGTCCTCGAAAAGCTTCCCATCGACTTTGTTAATCAACAGGCCACAAAAGTTTTACCTTTTCCAGAAGGGGACTATCTTTTAGAATCGAATTGGATTGCCTACGATATTAATCGAGCTGTGGTAAAAGTCTATGGAACTATTTCATAA
- the LOC117898546 gene encoding uncharacterized protein LOC117898546, translated as MSTKLDSLLWISSKFEFTNIKCTSLDTNFADFEYCFLKSVNRTYKYMSLKVNLFKTPITKIKVNGALFKRFSGYRPFMYNVTIDACRFLKDTASNPVAGYLFNFFKKVSNMNHTCPYDHDLLFERLSIDFVNQQVTKVLPFPEGDYLLETNWFAYDINRAVVKVYGTIS; from the exons ATGTCCACCAAGCTTGACTCTctgctttgg ATTTCATCAAAATTTGAGTTCACAAACATCAAGTGCACTTCTTTGGATACGAATTTTGCCGATTTCGAATACTGCTTTTTGAAATCGGTCAATCGAACCTACAAATATATGTCCCTGAAggtgaatttatttaaaactcCCATTACCAAAATCAAG GTTAATGGAGCCCTGTTCAAGAGATTCAGCGGCTACAGACCGTTCATGTACAATGTGACTATAGATGCCTGTAGATTCCTGAAGGATACAGCGTCCAACCCTGTCGCCGGATacctttttaatttttttaagaaGGTCTCCAATATGAACCATACATGCCCCTACGAT CACGATCTGCTATTCGAAAGGCTTTCCATTGACTTTGTTAATCAACAGGTTACAAAAGTTTTACCTTTTCCAGAGGGGGACTATCTTTTAGAAACCAATTGGTTTGCCTACGATATCAATCGAGCTGTGGTTAAAGTCTATGGAACTATTTCATAA
- the LOC117897477 gene encoding LOW QUALITY PROTEIN: uncharacterized protein LOC117897477 (The sequence of the model RefSeq protein was modified relative to this genomic sequence to represent the inferred CDS: inserted 1 base in 1 codon), with protein sequence MCATSTLVVQLIMIQYVAVEVRSNFEFTNIQCTSLDKACDDIEYCYIXVKVKLLKTLITKIKVNAALYKRLNGYKPFLYNITLDACKFLKNTKSNPVATYLYELFREHSNMNHTCPYEHDVIVDKLSINFVNSHVTDILPFPEGSYLFETHWYAYNVNRAVIKVYGTLS encoded by the exons ATGTGCGCCACGAGTACCCTTGTAgttcaattaattatgatcCAATATGTAGCCGTGGAAGTACGTTCAAATTTTGAGTTTACGAACATCCAATGCACTTCGTTGGATAAGGCTTGTGACGATATCGAATATTGCTATA AAGTTAAAGTTAAATTGCTAAAGACACTCATTACCAAAATCAAG GTTAATGCCGCTTTATACAAGCGTTTAAATGGATATAAGCCATTCCTTTACAACATCACACTCGATGCTTGCAAGTTCttgaaaaacacaaaatccaATCCTGTGGCCACTTACTTGTACGAGCTGTTCAGGGAACACTCGAATATGAATCATACATGCCCCTACGAA CATGACGTTATTGTGGATAAGCTTTCCATCAACTTTGTCAACAGCCACGTAACAGATATTTTGCCTTTTCCTGAGGGCAGTTACCTCTTCGAGACACACTGGTATGCCTACAATGTAAACCGAGCCGTGATAAAAGTGTATGGTACTCTTTCTTAA